In the Arachis ipaensis cultivar K30076 chromosome B10, Araip1.1, whole genome shotgun sequence genome, one interval contains:
- the LOC107620745 gene encoding uncharacterized protein LOC107620745: MGSEKRSTYTRFLDVFKNLHVNIPFLEILKQMPTCIKWIQELLARKSNLKGGQTVVMNKDCSALIQKTLPIKKGDPGSFHIPCAIGDIMIDRGFCDLGASINLMPLSFMKRLKINKLKSTDVIIQLADKTQKQAEGVVENILVKVEN; the protein is encoded by the coding sequence ATGGGCAGTGAGAAGAGGAGCACATACACCCGATTCTTGGATGTATTTAAGAATCTTCATGTCAACATTCCCTTCCTCGAAATCCTCAAACAGATGCCTACTTGTATCAAGTGGATACAGGAGTTACTAGCTAGGAAGAGCAACCTGAAAGGTGGCCAAACAGTGGTGATGAACAAGGactgcagtgctctcattcagaaGACATTACCCATAAAGAAAGGGGATCCGGGAAGCTTTCACATTCCCTGTGCAATAGGAGATATCATGATTGATAGAGGATTCTGTGATTTGGGAGCCAGCATAAATTTGATGCCTCTGTCTTTCATGAAAAGATTGAAAATCAACAAGCTTAAgtccacagatgtaatcatccaATTGGCTGACAAGACTCAGAAGCAAGCTGAAGGAGTAGTCGAGAATATACTGGTCAAAGTGGAAAATTAG